Part of the Candidatus Cloacimonadaceae bacterium genome, ATCGGCAATGTTACTTTCGTCAAATGCCGCCAACTGCGGCTGCCATTGATAGAGCGGCATGCTGCCGGTGGGACTGAAAGCGTAGAATTGGAAAGATCCATCGCTATCCAGATTGGCAAATACCGGAAAACCTCCCGGATGGCGTCCCAGATTTTGATAATCCGCGATAGCGTCATAGTTGCCCAAAAGCGGCGATTCTCCAGTCGCTGTGTTCAAGCCCGTCACGCGGATTTGTTCGAAGCTGTCGTGGCGCTGCGTTTGTAGGAGATAGCTTGAGTTATATAGTTTCACCTGCTTTGGGATCCAGTGCTCTTCCGTGTTCAATACGAGCTCGCCGTCGTTTGCGGAATCGGGATTGATCCAGGCACGGTTATTGAGATGATAGAGGTTTATGCCGAGGTATTTGTCTATGGATTTTGTTAGGACATCTTCCCCAAAAACCTTGTAATAATCCAATTGCCAGTCGTTTGCTGCGCTCTGGCGTTTGATCTGGAGTCCGAAACCAAAAGGATGGTATCTGACTCCCCAGTTGGGTCCGCGGGTGTCTCCGGGACGCTGTACCTTGTATCCGATACCGCCTCCGCTTGCGCCGGGATAGTTTACCGTACCCAGTGTGATGCCCAGGACGGGATCGGTATGATTGTTCAAGCCGGGAGAGCTGCTGCCGCCACAGAAATCGAGCTCCGGATTCCATAAACCATTGCTGGGCCATTCCACGTCATTGTAGCCTCGGTGCATGAAGCCTCTGCGGGCTTGATAGACGGAGCCATAATGCCGCAGCCAGCCTCTTTCCAGATAGGGCATCCTCTCTGGCCACAACGGATTATACCAGGGATAATCGATCAGAGGAGGCCAAGGTGAGGCGTTTGTTTGCGGATAGCGCCTTCGGGAAAGATCGATCCAGGAATAGTAATTCCCGCCGGAGTAAACCGCTGGGACGCTGGGATGCGGATGTTGGTATTCAAAAGAGAAGACGCCTTCACGCTGGGGGACGCTGTCAGTTTTGAGCGCGACCAGATTGGCATAGATCATGGTCGGGCTGGTGTCTGCCCGGCAATTGGGATGATAGCGAAAGCCGTCAACCGGATCACGGTATCCATATTGGAGCTCGATCTTTTCTCCGGAAATGAGGGTCACAAAGTCCGTTTGGTTTTGAGCCGGGGATTCGCCTGCCGGAGTTCCGCTCAAGGTGATATCTCCGCTCAACATGATCTTGTAGGGTGAATGGATGATATTGTTGCCGCTAAACTGACCCCGAATCCATAATGGAGCATTGACCCTAAAGATCGCGTTGTCGTGCATGGATCCGCTCCCAACGGAAACCCAGAGCGTGTCTCTCATGCTAAAGCTGTTGTAGTAAAGCGCGTCTCCGGTGGCGGGGGGGAAGCTGGAATAAACCGGAATATTCACTATTGTTTCAAGACTGATCGTCCCAAGCATAGCGTTATATGTATCTCCGTTCACGGTGAGGAAGATGATGTGGTCATCGCCCTGGGCTTGGGGAAACATGATCGGGCTCTGCTCCAAGGTGTATGCCATGGTTGTGGGATCGGGAGTCAAAGGTGGAACGCATTCCGTAAATCCACCAAGGAAGATTTGATCATAGGGCATGACGCTTGGAATTGAAATGAGAGCGCCGGAAGTGTAGACATGATCAAGAAAAATGGGCCAACCGCTGTTGTTGCCTGTGCCTTGCTTGATCCAGATGTCGTTGTTACTGCGCACTTTGCCAACGATTACATCAAAGCCTGAAAATGATAAAACGGAATTATTGCTGCTTTCGCTACTGAGGGTGAGCATCTGGTAGTCTCCATTGTCAAAGGCGTCGTTTTTGATCAGAAACGTTTCCGGCACACCGTTGTGGACGCTGACAAGGGGTTGCATGTCCGCCGAGATCATCGAATTCTGTAAACTAAATTCGATCTGATCACGGGGGGAAGTGGCAAGCACCTGATTGTGCCCCTTTTTGTAGGCGATGAAGATTTGTTGATCTGAAATCGCGAGGGTGGGTTTGCTGATCTCCATTGGAACAGGAATGTAAGGGGGCTGATTATTATCAATGATGTGGACAATCGGAGCAGCGTTTTCGGTGATCTTGACCATCACTATGTTGGTGTAGATTCCAGGTTTATTCAAATACGTGAAATAAAGCGAGTTTCCATCCCATTGCATGGCAGATTCTCCGGCAAACCCGTGACAGTGAGGAATCTCATCAATCATTACCGGCAAACTGATTTGAGCCCACAGGCTCATGCCGAAAATAACGGCAAACATTGCACAAACTAAGAAGATACGCATGATTAACCTCCTTGATCTAAGAGGAAATAGCAATATTTGTTCCAAATACCAATAATATTATACTTTAGCGCTCGCGTTATCGGACTGCGATGAATAGTTTTGGCGTTTAGATTGGGCTTTTAGAGGATCGGGAACAACGCATTCACCCATTCACCTGTTCACCTGTTCACTCGTGTAGTATCATTGAGAGATTTGAACCGTCTCCAAAGCCTTTGCGGGAAAGCGCTTTCGCTTTTTACTTGACACCTTCAGCATATCTAAAATCATTGTGATACAATAGGAATTATCTGATCTTCAGAAGAAGGCTCTGCTTTCTGACTGTGAATAAATGTGAGGTTTTTGATGTCCATTTTTGATTTTTTCGGCATGATGGCAAACGACATCGCCATCGACTTGGGAACGGCAAACACGCTTGTGTATAAAAAGAATGGCGGGATCGTGATCGACGAACCTTCCGTAGTGGCGGTCTCCAGTGATGGTAAAAAGATCATCGCCATCGGCATGCAAGCCAAGGTGATGCTGGGTAAGAACCCGGATGAAGTCCGCGTGATCAAACCCTTGAAAGATGGCGTGATCGCGGATTTTCAAGTGACGGAACTGATGCTGCGCAACCTCATTCTACGCGCCCAGAAAAAGCGTCTTTTAGTGCGTCCCAGAGTGATCGTATGCGTCCCTTCGGGGATCACCGAAGTAGAAAAGCGTGCGGTTCGGGACAGCGCTTTGCATGCCGGAGCGCGGGAAGTTTTTCTCATTTCCGAACCCGTCGCGGCAGCCATCGGAGCCGATCTTCCGATCGACCAAGCCTGTGGAAACATGGTCATGGACATCGGTGGCGGCACCAGCGAAATCGCGGTCATCTCCCTCTCCCACATCGTGGTGCACAATTCGATTCGCGTCGGCGGGGACAAACTTGATACCGATATCATCAGCTATTTGCGCAAGAAAAGCAACCTGCACGTGGGACTGCAAACCGCGGAAAAGATCAAGATAACGATCGGTTCCGCCTATCCGATGAAGCAGGAATTGACCATGGATGTGCGTGGCAGGGACATCGTTTCCGGCTATCCGGTCACCATCAAGATCTCTTCCGAAGAAATCCGCGAAGCGATCTCCGAGACGGTCGCCACGATGATCGACGCCATCAAACGTCTGTTTGAAAGAACGGCACCGGAGCTCTCAGCCGATATCGCTGAACGGGGAATCTTCCTCACCGGCGGTGGAGCGTTGCTCAAAGGCTTGGACGAAAAGATTTGCAAGACGGTCGATCTCCCCGTGCACGTGGTTCCGGATCCTCTGGAGTGCGTGGTCAAGGGTGCCGGCAAGGTCTTGGACGATATTGACCGCTATCGTGATGTGCTGATCAAACGTATCGAAGATTAATCGCAGGCTTGAATACGAGCTTTATCGGCACAGCCATATCGGCGGCATTCGTAGCGGTCTGAATTATTTGGGAAGAAGAGGAACAAATAGTGTTGAAACGCTTTTTGATACCGTTGATACTTTCAGTGCTGGCTCTGGCGATGTTGATCGGCAGTGCCGAAAGCCGTGGTTGGAGAGCTTCACTTTTCGGTAGGACGGTCTTTTTCCCTTTCACGCATTCTCTTCAGGTCATAAAATCCAATCAGGTGCTCAAGACCGAGATCATCAAGCTGCGCATCCAACTGGCAGAATACACTTTGCGCAATCTCGCTCTGCAAAACGAAATCAAGGAGTATCTGAGCTCCACCGCGGTCAGTTTTGAAACCGGCGGGGTGGATTTTGAGATCGCAGAAGTGGTGGGCTATTCAGGACAATTTCAACAGCGCAACCTGATCGTCAACAAAGGCAGGGTCAATGGTATCAAACCAGATAGTCCGGTTGTTTCCGCCCAAGGCATCATCGGTAAAGTCATCTCGGTTTCGGATACCTATTGCATCGTGCTGCCATTTTCCAATCCCCAATTCCAGATACCCGTGATGGACAAAAGCACCGGCGTGCAGGGCATCCTCCAATCCGAACTCGGCGGGCTGATCACGATGAGCATGATCAAGCTCGGTTCGCAGATCAGCGTGGGGGACACGATCGTTACCTCCAATCTCTCGCGTATTTTCCCCAAAGGCTATCCCGTGGGCAGCATCTCCCGCATCAAGGAATCCCAGGATAATCTCTTTATCAGCGCGGAACTGAGCCCTTTCACTCTGGTCGAGAACCTGGAGCATGTCTTCATCCTCAAACCGGGGAGGAACTGATGGCTTGGAAGTATATCCGCACCTATCTTTTTGGGATGGTCTTCCTCTATCTGCAGCTCTTGTTGATGCCCGCTTTCGAGATGGGAAAAGTGATCCCAAACATCCTCATCCCCTGGCTGCTCTATCTGATCTGGACGCGAGAACTGAAAGTGGCGCTGATCGTCGGTTTCATCATCGGGCTGATGTATGACGCCACACAGCCGCTGACCTTCGGTTTGAATGCGTTGATCTTCGTGCTGCTCTGCGTGAGCATCGATATGTTTCGCCAGCCCTTCGAAACCGAGAGCAAGGTGGCAAAGATTCTCACCATCGCTTTGGCAAACATCATTTTCCACTTGATCCAATGGCTTATATTTGGCGTCATCTATGCCTTCGATACCCAGCTCATGCTATTAAACCTGATCTCCTTTTTCTATAACCTCGGAATCACGTTTGTGGTCTTCTGGCTGATTCAGTTTCTATCCCGCCTGCGGGTGGTAGTTGTCAGTGAATAAAAGCACCCCCATCCTCGTTTTCCGCATCTGCATGGGAGTTTTGTTTCTGCTTTTGATCAGTTTCCTCTTCCGTTTGCAGGTGGTCAAGGGAGAATACTATCAGAGGATCGCGGAGAGCAACTTTGTCCGGATTCGCAGGATCATCGCCACGAGGGGGGAGATTTACGATAAAAAATACCGCCCCATCGTGATGAACATCCCATCTCACAACCTCTATCTCATCAGCGGAAAGATCGGCAATACAAACGCCCTCGCCTCCTTTCTTCAGATCAATTTCGGCATCGCGAAGGACGACCTGCTCAAGCGCGTCTTTGAACAGCGCTTCAAGACCTATGAAGAGATCCTGCTCGCGGATAACATCACCTATGAGACGGTGCTGGCGCTCTCGGAACGGATGAACTATTATCCGGAGCTTGTCTTTCGCATCGGCACAACCCGCAACTACCTATATCCAAATCACTTCACCGGATATGTGGGACGCATCAACGAGGATGAATACAAGCTCTACCGCGAGGAAGACTATTCACTGAACAGCTACATCGGCAAGACTGGGCTGGAGCGCTATTACGAAGTCCTGCTGCGTGGCATGGATGGCAAGGAGATCGTGCAGGTGGACGCTCAGGGCAAGAGTCTGGACCTCTTCCGCGAGGACAGCGCGATCAATCCCATGAACGGCCTCAGCTTGGTGCTCAGCATCGACAATGACCTGCAGGATTTTGCCTATTCTGTATTTCCTCCGGGATTAAGGGGCGCGATCATCGTTAGCGAAATCAAGACCGGTGGCATCCTCGCCTATGTGAGCAAGCCGGATTATGACCCCAATGTCTTTATGCAGCGCATCAGTCCAGAGGTTTGGGCGAATCTGAACCGTCTGGAGAAACCGCTATTGGATAGAGTGATCCACGCCGCTTATCCACCCGGCTCGATCTATAAACCCATCACCGCAGCGATGGGTCTGGAAAGAGGATTGATCGATCGCAACACGCTCCTTGCATCTTGCGGCGGCGGACTCCAGATCGGCAACCGTTTCTATAAGTGCTGGTCAAGCGCTGGACACGGCAGGACGAATGTCATCGATGCCCTCAAGGTATCCTGCGACGTATTTTTCTATGATCTGATCAGCCGCATCAACCTGGACGACATCCAAAAGCATGCCATCTCCAGCATGGTCGTCAGCAAAACGGGGATCGATCTTCACAACGAGCGGAACGGCTTCTTTCCCACCACCCGGTGGTACAAGGATAAGATGGGCATCACCTCCAGTTTGCAGGGCTATAAAGCAAACCTTGCCATCGGACAGGGAGAAGTGCTGAACACGCCTTTGCAGATGAACGCTCTCTATGCGGCAATCGCCCGAAGCGGAATCTGGATCCAACCCCATTTGCTGCTCAAAGCAGTTGGCAGAGGCAGGCTCTCCAGAGAACAGGTGGAGCCGCTGAAGGAGTTACGCATGCCCTGGTCTGCCAATACCATCAGACTGATCCAGGAAGGTCTTTGGGCTGTCTGCAACGCGCCGGGCGGTACCGGCAGGGCTTTGAACGTCCCCGGCGCCACATCCTATGGCAAGACCGGTTCTGCGGAGAACTCCATGGGCAGCGTCACCCACGCTTGGTTCTGCGGATATATTGTCACGGACAAACCCGAGATCGTAGCCACCGCCTTCTTCGAAAACGCCGGAGGAGGAGGAGCGGTCGCGGCTCCGGTGGTGAACAAGATCATGAATTATTATATCGGCAACCTTGAAAAGATCAAGGCTACCGCTGATGTGCCACCCCAATTTCGCACAACGGAAGAGATCCGGGAACCCGATTTACCTGAAAACGGCACTGCGCCTGCACAAACGATTCCTCCACCCGGCGTATCTCCAGCTCCGCCAAGCTCTGATGGACTACCGGAATGATCAACCGCAAGAAGTTTGATTTTGTCCTCACGGCATATCTGTTGCTGTTGATATTGTTAGGCTGCATCGCCATTTTCACCGCCAGCACCACTACCATCGGAGAGCACACTAACACGCAGAATCATTGGTGGAAGGAGCTGATCTTTTCCATGATCGCCATTCTCGCTGTTTTGGGACTGCTCAAACTGCCGATGCCGATCTTTGATATCGCTGTATTGCCTCTCTATTTAGTCAATATCATCGCTTTGATATTGGTGCTTTTCACGCCTCCGGTGAATGGCGCACACCGCTGGTTCAGTTTCATGGGCATCAACTACCAACCTTCGGAGAGCGCCAAACTCCTCACGATTCTGATGGTGGCGCGGATCATATCCAAAGATCACCTCAGCGAATTCAAGCAGGTGGTCTATGGCTTTGGTATCATGATTCTGCCGGTGCTTTTAATCCTCATCGAGCCGGATTTTGGCACGACTTTGGTCTTTGGTTTCGCGCTGCTGGCAATGTTGGTGGCGGCTGATGTGCCTTTGTTTTACGTGCTTTTGATCATCAGTCCGGTCTTCAGCATCATTTCCTCGCTGCACTGGCTGGCGGTCATAGTCTGGATCGGCATCCTGATTGTCTTATTGATGCGGGCGCGGCTTTCTTGGGTGGCGATCACCATCGCCTCCATTGCCAATCTCTTCACCGCCATCATCATGCCGGTTTTCTGGAACGGATTGAAGGACTATCAACAAGCCCGTATCCTCACTTTCATCGACCCGATGCGAGACCCCCTCGGCGCGGGATATCAGATTATCCAATCCAAGATCGCGGTCGGCAGCGGTTCTCTCATTGGCAAAGGATGGCTGCAGGGAACCCAAAAGAACATGAATTTCCTCCCGGAACATCACACGGATTTTATCTTCAGCGTGATCGGTGAGGAATTTGGCTTTGTCGGAGCCTTGGCGCTCCTTGGCGTCTTCGCGCTGTTTTTTTGGCGCATCATAAACGCTATCGACGATATCAAGATCAGAGAAAGAAAGATTGCCGCGTCCGGGATTTTGGCTTATCTTATGTTTCAGACCTTTATCAACATCGGGATGAATATCGGCGTGGTTCCCGCAACGGGGATTCCGCTTCCTTTCATCAGCTATGGAGGCTCGAACCTCTTGATAAATACGGTCGCTGTCGGTGTGATTTTAAAATATCTAAATGAACGGGGATTTATGAAATGACGAAAAAGTATTTGTTGCTGTCTGTTGTGCTGGTTTTGATACTGAGCTCATGCATAGTGCGCTCCAGCTTGATGTTCTTCGATTCGGACACTGTGGGTGTCCCCAATCTGCTGTTCAATCCGGGATTCAACGCCTATTCTCTCAATCCGGGGCAGGCTCTGAAGGGCTGGACGGTCATCGCCGAACCACAGGATGGCGAAACCGGCTTGATCGTCATCGATTCCAATCAAGCTTTCGAAGGTCATACCTCATTGCGGATAAACGCCTCGGAAAAAACCATCATGATCATGTCCGATACCTTCAAAGTAGAGCGCTACGGCGGATACTTCGTTCGCCTGCATGCCAAATCCTCCCTGCCTTCGGGTCCGCACATATCCGTGCGATTCATCACGTTCAAACCTGACGGACGCATCTTCCACCGCTTTAATACCAACCTCAAAACCACCTCGGACTGGAAAAAGGGATCAGTCAGCGCCGGTTTCCTCAAACCGGGAGTGAGCTTCGGACGCGTGGTGATTTTGATCCCCCCCTTTGCCGAAGGCTCCGTCTGGCTGGACAACACCGGCTGCTGGAAAGTCCACCACTTCAAGATCGATTGATACCCTCGTGCTGGGAAAGCTTGTGAATAGATAGGATAGCCGAAGCCTGCTATGAGTTAGGTTTTTGGCTCGGAAAAGCTATCTTAGCCTCCGGACTGTAATAGCCAATCAATGACTAAATGCAGGCTGGAATAGTTTTGCATTGCCAATTTCCTGCCCCGTTCGTGCTATTTTCATGTCCAGTTTCGTGTCATTTTCATCCATTTTCATGCTTTCCGCAGCATCGGCATGCTGCGCTACACCGCTCTCCGCCTTGGCTGCGTTAATCAAGCCTTAATCAAGCGTTAATCAAGCGTAATAAAACTAACGCTTGATTAACGCTTGATTAAGGCTTGATTAACACTTTGGATGTAGCGCAGCATGCCGATGCTGCGAAATTCGCCATTGATTGCAGATTGGAGACGTTGATCTTTGCCGTCCGCACAAAAATCCACACAAACTAAACAATTCTCAATTCTCAATTCTCAATTCTCAATTCTCAATTCTCCATTCTCAATTCCCAATTCTCAATTCTCAATTCTCCATTCTCAATTATCAGCACTTCCCAAGAAAACACTTGACTATTAGCGCCGCTTTTGCAGATTATGTCTCATGAGATTTATCAAAGCTTTCGGGATCGAATATGTCCTTTGGCTCTATATCATTGCCTGCGCGGCATGGCTCTCGCTGCGCTTTGAAATTGCCGGCTTTCCGGGCTGGTTGGTACTCTCTCTGCCGGTTTTTCTCGGTGGGGGAATGTCTGCTCTGCGAGGTAGTCTGGGTGCCAAAATGAACCACGGAAACGAGGAACGCCGCGGCTTTCCTTTGTGGAAGATCGAAACCGCTTTGTTGCTGATCCTCAGTTTCGTGATGGGCTGGGTGATCGTGGAAGTGAAACCGGTGGCTTTTTTCACCCAGGCACAAAACACTGCCGGCATCATCGGCGGAATCTTCAATCCCAATCCTGCAGAGCTGGTTCCGATGCTGGATGCCCTCGTGGAGACGATCTTTCTGGCGTTGCTGGCAACCGTTTTTGCCATCCCTTTTGCTTTTCTGCTCAGCTTTTTCGCTGCCAAGAATCTGATGTTCGGCTCCCTCGGCGGAAAGGCTGTATATATGTTTATCCGAACGCTTTCCACAATCTTTCGTTCGATCGAGGCGATCGTGTGGGCGATCATCTTTTGCGTGTGGGTGGGCATCGGTCCCTTTGCCGGAATGTTAGCTTTGTGGATCCATTCCATCGCCTCGCTGATCAAACTCTATTCGGAACAGATCGAAAACATCGATCC contains:
- a CDS encoding T9SS type A sorting domain-containing protein; this encodes MRIFLVCAMFAVIFGMSLWAQISLPVMIDEIPHCHGFAGESAMQWDGNSLYFTYLNKPGIYTNIVMVKITENAAPIVHIIDNNQPPYIPVPMEISKPTLAISDQQIFIAYKKGHNQVLATSPRDQIEFSLQNSMISADMQPLVSVHNGVPETFLIKNDAFDNGDYQMLTLSSESSNNSVLSFSGFDVIVGKVRSNNDIWIKQGTGNNSGWPIFLDHVYTSGALISIPSVMPYDQIFLGGFTECVPPLTPDPTTMAYTLEQSPIMFPQAQGDDHIIFLTVNGDTYNAMLGTISLETIVNIPVYSSFPPATGDALYYNSFSMRDTLWVSVGSGSMHDNAIFRVNAPLWIRGQFSGNNIIHSPYKIMLSGDITLSGTPAGESPAQNQTDFVTLISGEKIELQYGYRDPVDGFRYHPNCRADTSPTMIYANLVALKTDSVPQREGVFSFEYQHPHPSVPAVYSGGNYYSWIDLSRRRYPQTNASPWPPLIDYPWYNPLWPERMPYLERGWLRHYGSVYQARRGFMHRGYNDVEWPSNGLWNPELDFCGGSSSPGLNNHTDPVLGITLGTVNYPGASGGGIGYKVQRPGDTRGPNWGVRYHPFGFGLQIKRQSAANDWQLDYYKVFGEDVLTKSIDKYLGINLYHLNNRAWINPDSANDGELVLNTEEHWIPKQVKLYNSSYLLQTQRHDSFEQIRVTGLNTATGESPLLGNYDAIADYQNLGRHPGGFPVFANLDSDGSFQFYAFSPTGSMPLYQWQPQLAAFDESNIADQNGTMAFIPAGGDSIIVLLSVKPPDSNVHLLYLAKGSLPGSNVLEELIPALPLKLSAYPNPFKHGITLKIEANKAQSATVNIYNIRGQKVRSLRQNTLGIGENTIRWDGKNDLDQALPAGIYLIQVKNQESVVIRKVLKL
- a CDS encoding rod shape-determining protein, with product MSIFDFFGMMANDIAIDLGTANTLVYKKNGGIVIDEPSVVAVSSDGKKIIAIGMQAKVMLGKNPDEVRVIKPLKDGVIADFQVTELMLRNLILRAQKKRLLVRPRVIVCVPSGITEVEKRAVRDSALHAGAREVFLISEPVAAAIGADLPIDQACGNMVMDIGGGTSEIAVISLSHIVVHNSIRVGGDKLDTDIISYLRKKSNLHVGLQTAEKIKITIGSAYPMKQELTMDVRGRDIVSGYPVTIKISSEEIREAISETVATMIDAIKRLFERTAPELSADIAERGIFLTGGGALLKGLDEKICKTVDLPVHVVPDPLECVVKGAGKVLDDIDRYRDVLIKRIED
- the mreC gene encoding rod shape-determining protein MreC gives rise to the protein MLKRFLIPLILSVLALAMLIGSAESRGWRASLFGRTVFFPFTHSLQVIKSNQVLKTEIIKLRIQLAEYTLRNLALQNEIKEYLSSTAVSFETGGVDFEIAEVVGYSGQFQQRNLIVNKGRVNGIKPDSPVVSAQGIIGKVISVSDTYCIVLPFSNPQFQIPVMDKSTGVQGILQSELGGLITMSMIKLGSQISVGDTIVTSNLSRIFPKGYPVGSISRIKESQDNLFISAELSPFTLVENLEHVFILKPGRN
- the mreD gene encoding rod shape-determining protein MreD — translated: MAWKYIRTYLFGMVFLYLQLLLMPAFEMGKVIPNILIPWLLYLIWTRELKVALIVGFIIGLMYDATQPLTFGLNALIFVLLCVSIDMFRQPFETESKVAKILTIALANIIFHLIQWLIFGVIYAFDTQLMLLNLISFFYNLGITFVVFWLIQFLSRLRVVVVSE
- the mrdA gene encoding penicillin-binding protein 2, which codes for MNKSTPILVFRICMGVLFLLLISFLFRLQVVKGEYYQRIAESNFVRIRRIIATRGEIYDKKYRPIVMNIPSHNLYLISGKIGNTNALASFLQINFGIAKDDLLKRVFEQRFKTYEEILLADNITYETVLALSERMNYYPELVFRIGTTRNYLYPNHFTGYVGRINEDEYKLYREEDYSLNSYIGKTGLERYYEVLLRGMDGKEIVQVDAQGKSLDLFREDSAINPMNGLSLVLSIDNDLQDFAYSVFPPGLRGAIIVSEIKTGGILAYVSKPDYDPNVFMQRISPEVWANLNRLEKPLLDRVIHAAYPPGSIYKPITAAMGLERGLIDRNTLLASCGGGLQIGNRFYKCWSSAGHGRTNVIDALKVSCDVFFYDLISRINLDDIQKHAISSMVVSKTGIDLHNERNGFFPTTRWYKDKMGITSSLQGYKANLAIGQGEVLNTPLQMNALYAAIARSGIWIQPHLLLKAVGRGRLSREQVEPLKELRMPWSANTIRLIQEGLWAVCNAPGGTGRALNVPGATSYGKTGSAENSMGSVTHAWFCGYIVTDKPEIVATAFFENAGGGGAVAAPVVNKIMNYYIGNLEKIKATADVPPQFRTTEEIREPDLPENGTAPAQTIPPPGVSPAPPSSDGLPE
- a CDS encoding FtsW/RodA/SpoVE family cell cycle protein, which produces MINRKKFDFVLTAYLLLLILLGCIAIFTASTTTIGEHTNTQNHWWKELIFSMIAILAVLGLLKLPMPIFDIAVLPLYLVNIIALILVLFTPPVNGAHRWFSFMGINYQPSESAKLLTILMVARIISKDHLSEFKQVVYGFGIMILPVLLILIEPDFGTTLVFGFALLAMLVAADVPLFYVLLIISPVFSIISSLHWLAVIVWIGILIVLLMRARLSWVAITIASIANLFTAIIMPVFWNGLKDYQQARILTFIDPMRDPLGAGYQIIQSKIAVGSGSLIGKGWLQGTQKNMNFLPEHHTDFIFSVIGEEFGFVGALALLGVFALFFWRIINAIDDIKIRERKIAASGILAYLMFQTFINIGMNIGVVPATGIPLPFISYGGSNLLINTVAVGVILKYLNERGFMK
- the phnE gene encoding phosphonate ABC transporter, permease protein PhnE, with protein sequence MRFIKAFGIEYVLWLYIIACAAWLSLRFEIAGFPGWLVLSLPVFLGGGMSALRGSLGAKMNHGNEERRGFPLWKIETALLLILSFVMGWVIVEVKPVAFFTQAQNTAGIIGGIFNPNPAELVPMLDALVETIFLALLATVFAIPFAFLLSFFAAKNLMFGSLGGKAVYMFIRTLSTIFRSIEAIVWAIIFCVWVGIGPFAGMLALWIHSIASLIKLYSEQIENIDPGPVEAIKATGASTLQVWRYAVAPQILAPYLAFTIYRWDINVRMATIVGFVGGGGIGLALYQQQQMLAWRNVGLIMWLIALVVWVMDMFSAYIREKLVVN